Genomic segment of Glandiceps talaboti chromosome 17, keGlaTala1.1, whole genome shotgun sequence:
AACACgattatgcagactgtactgttatggTCTAAAAAGATCTAAACTATCACAGTTGTGGCATGAAGTTGTACACGGaaataaattgttaccattttatctATTTGGCATGGGAAGAAAAGTTTTAGGAtcggaggcttaaactagggtcgggcgggttatcggaaacacacattttacatttagcCTGAGCAATATTTATCTTCGGTTGTGAATGTAACAGTTTATAGGGACTTTTGCTTTTTGTAAGAAACCAGTAACCAGCAGACATATATACTCAGTCTAACATGCGCAGATGCATTTAAAAGCATCTTTGTTATTCATTACTTCTACAAATAGGGAAGGTTTGTCGATAAGTGGAATCTTTTCTTTTTGAATAATTAACGAAAAGCGTCCATTTCAAGGcattttgtacaatgttatttttttgaatatgtatataattatatggcAAATGTTATATGGAATTCGGAAACGTAAATTTGCCAGAATTTCATCGTTCAGTATCTTGGTATTCAGTTGTCGGGACTGGGAATAGTCCTCCTGACGTCTTTGTACTTATACCTCTAAATACTATTTTAGTTCATGAAATAGAGTTAGAACTAGAACTTTGTATGtgtaactttgctgtaagtataTGTAAACGCGTTCGATAAAGTCAAGACGAGGTCGGATTATATCGCTGAGCCGGGTTGACTAGGTCTACTCACTTGGCACGCGATGTACACGGCGGGTAGCTTGCATTCGGATTGTTATATTACATCAATACATGTGACATTCATAGTTTATATATCCACCCAGCCGTTAGTAagagataaaataaaatttcaggAGCTCTTTTTGagcatcttacagtctaatccAGTCGCTCTCTTCATTAATATGAACGAAAACTGTATACGAAATATTAGCGAGATGCAAATTAGGACTACAAATCCATGGTTTGTTGGTGAAAAGATAGACGTgtacagaaattattgttttattgatctcattaaaAATAAGCCATTAAAATTTGTATTGGGTACTGAATataatgtaacaagtgtatGTGAACGGCATTGGAATTAATCACTACTTGACgttgcttggaaacattctCCACCGAACTACAGGTGTGGGTTCAATGTCATAtgcctgtttgtctgcctgtctgttttgTAGATGAGTGATTTTTGGTATCGAACTTCCCCTCTCAAACTTCTGAGGATGAAATTTTGGTTATGATTCTTAAGTGTTAGTCTGCAAATGTTGAGTTTGTCATGCTTACGCGTTTTACACTAACATGTAACTAAACTTCTCCTTTGTCGCAAACATAACGGGAAGCGAAACAATGTCACACTATCCAAAATACCATCAATGGCTAAAGTAATTAAATTTAAGGAAATGGCAAATGCGGAAGTTTTAGAAGCCCCTTCCCTACATTGTCTATATAAACATAGACACTGGTGAGAGAGAGCTCTGAAAGCTGCACGGGGTCTCTTATCTTCACCATACACCCACCAAGTTTCACTAACAAACTTCCGGTATTGTGTGCATGAATGCGAGTCATGGTAACAAATCTCACTACTCACCTCAGATAATCTCGTTTGCATAACTTCCTGCCGTGTTTGTAGTACACTCTGCAACCAACCTCTCCCAGACGACACTGACAGAGATCACAAGACAAACAATCTTCGTGCCAAAATGTATCCAGGGCTTTCAGAAAATATCGCTCCTTAATATTGGCATGGCACCCATCACATTCCAATTTCGAGGGGTGAATATGCAAGACCTCATCCACAGTTTCCCTGGTAAATAATTGAATATGTAACCGTATCTCCAACAGGCAAATGTGAGTGGGTCTACGATATTGTGTGCTAAGAGCATGATCTATAAAGTTTGTGTATATCAACTAATGAAGTCTTATACATATGAGAGTAATGCGAAGTAATTTTTACATGAATAACAACAAATAGCTACAAATAGCTATAGGCCGTTATTTCCactttaatatacaaaatgtaacgtCACATTTGAGAGTGAACACTTTCATTCCCAATTCATTAGGGACATCCCATGCTCATGATGACGTCATGGTGTTTACTGATGTTGGACTAGTGCATAAGGAACAACTAGAGTAGCAACCTGAGTCAAAGTTCAATTAAAAAGGGTACCCAACTTCTTCAATATCTGCACGCGCGTTCCAAGTTTAGTGTAATGAAACTGTCACAAGACTGTGTGATGGGGAATACAATATATCTATAAACAATCAGACCGTGAATAAACAGACTCTCCCGTTGTATTAGGTGAAGTTAAAGACTATTTGTGAACAGTTTTGAACAATATTAACATTGTcagtatcatatatatatatatatatatatatatatatatatatatatatatatatatatatatatatatatatatatatatatatatatattaatcgTCTTGTCAAAAGTAAAATACGAGAATACGAGTGCAAAATTTAGTATATCAACGGCGAATTTATCGCTTTATAATTTTGCACCGTCAAAACaaaagttgttttttaaaagtgttaggggttttaatattaaatttaacttttttttgcACCGGCACCGTCCAAGGTCaggtgtcgcggaagaaatacgCGTAACCGCTCTGGTTTGAGAGAATGAACATGCCGAAATACTGTTGAAAGGGCCATGTCTCTATTTGACGAAGTGTACACCATTGCCGTCAAGATAGAAATACTAATAACGCACCTGCCTTGTGTCACCGTGACGCCACACATAGTCACCGGGCCCCCCATCCCCTTATAGGCTCGtgtgtttcatttcaaataatattactCGGAATCCTGCATTCAACATTTGTTTATTCTCTCAATCAATTAACATTAGTTCTCACATTGTCAAAGTTTCGCTTCGGAAACAAAACGAAGCAAAACGTCCTAAATATGACCAACACACAAGATGTAGTCAAAACGGGAAGTGTACAACTGCGAGTAGCTAGAACCACCgtctccatagcaacagtcCGTTTCGGTGGTGAAATGCACATGTAACACcaacaaatacatatttgaaCCAGAGCTATACAACATTATGGcgttttcataatttttacaaatacTACTTGCAGACGACGGAGTACTGGGTTATCACTACTTTACATTGGCCTATTGTTTGAACACTCGTCCCTCACTCATCCCAAAATGTTTCTAACCATGCTCAAAATTTCTAAAGACAAGCTCGTCGTTAGAATAATATGCATACTGCATAGAACTACGAACAAATTGTACTTTGCAGCTTACCCCTGAGTAAATGATGACATTGTAGACGAATTCTGCTGTAGTGCTAACGTCCTCTACATAAAGTTTTGTGTTGTCTATGAATGAGCCCTCAAACTTGGTGTGTCTGAAGTTACTTGTTATATAGACGGACAAGTCACGTGGCAGTTAATGAAACCATGGCTTCGAGTCACGACTACGTAAAGAGGACGCGGAAGTGTTCACTCAAGGCCCCATTAGCAGTAACATTTATCAATTTACAACCAAGCGTTGTCATACGATACGTAAATGCAAACCATGTAAAAGGACGCGATCAGTTTCGGACCTCGCATCCGCTTTTTTTGCACGACTATATCATAAATTTGACCTGGAGTATTTTATGCATTGCTTGTGGCCATTAACTAAATAAACAATACCGATATATTTCATTAAGCGTACCATTTGTCCGTGTACCACCTATCCAACAGAGGCTACAAGTGAGAATCacaacatacaaaaaatactataaaaaatacatcaattttAAACCCAACAGTGGATGTACAGAACGGCTACTGCATGCACTGGCACTTGTGTGAGTTACACTAAAGCTGAAATGACCTTTTTGACATTCATGTACCAGAATCGGAAGTACATATACGAGTCGACCCGCATCTTCACAAAGGACGGAAAGACGAtacccacatacatgtatcatacacATGGCCCCACCAGGGGAACTCACGCATCACGCTACTACTTCCATCGGTGCAATAAAGCTAAAACGCATACACTTATTCTATGCCAATTTAAACGTAGTTCGTGTATATTTGTTATGACATCTGGCCTCGCCAGGTTCATGaagatttatgtatgtatgtatgtatgtatgtatgtatgtatgtatgtatgtatgtatgtatgtatgtgtgtgtgtgtgtgtgtgtgtgtgtatgtatgtatgtatgtatgtatgtatgtatgtatgtatgtatgtatgtatgtatgcactgtGTATGCTATTGAAATCGTAAAATTTGTGTCTGCTAGCAGCACGGCATGCTAACGATAGGCGCCTATCTCCTGCATTCCTTGCTGATGACAGGTGCCTGTCAGGTGCctattttaatatgtgtaattatacactaacccccccccccctctcccgcCCGCATTCGAgagatgtacaattgtatgCATGACATAAtacaacattactataataacAGTGGCACTGATCGACTTctgcgtccatacataacaataagAGACATCTTTATTAATAAGGAAACAGACGTGGACTTTGCAAACAGGTTCTCatattgggctgtaacctgaaCTTGGAGATATTCGCCAGCCCCAGGCGGTTTTCTCTTTTAATCTTAATTTTgagcagaaacagcatccctcACGATAACTAGTGGGAGGGTGTCTTCCTCTGGCACGATGagcacttttttgaaaataaggacatgtaggcaTGACACCCCAAATTTCTCTCTAGATACCCCTGCCGTATAAATTCTGACCGCAgtctgtatttgtgtgtacatgtacaggtatctatctatctatctatctatctatctatctatctatctatctatctatctatctatctatctatctatctatctatctatctatctatctaacacATTGTTACATCTTCATTTACTgcataaaaaatgtatgaacCAACAAATTCGTCTATGAAGGCAATCTCACAATATGTGCGAACTACCCGTATTGTACTATTAAAGTAAACACTTTAACGTCACTATTACACAGCAGTGACTGCTTACTGTATTTTAGCAACTTGTCGtacactgaccccccccccctctccatTCAGCAGTTCAAGACAACACTGCAGCTTCAAGGATGTCACGTACACAGTTGTAGGAAATCGAGTATTAGGTGTTATTATGTACAGACTGAGTTACGATTTCTGCTAGCTGCGTGCATGTTGCTATGGTATCCGTGGATTTAATAATCATTGTGGAGGGTAGTACGCGTGGTAACTCATGGCAATTGATCTAGAACATATAATAATTTCTAATCCAATTATTATCGTTTGAGTCGCTGAATGAAAGGTTAATCCCAACGTAACATATCGACTATTTTTATCTATTCTTATTACGATCGAGGACAGAATGTatcaattgaaaaaaacaatcatAAAAGCCGTCAGGATCAGAGTAGCAAACAAGCGATAAAAGTGAATAATCGTTGTCAAATCCAATGCTGAGTTTAAAGTGAACAATTTAGCTCTAATCGAAAGGGTATGCCCGAATTCAAAACTATACTGTTTAATAACCTCGAGTCGAggacatttttctacatttttctACATGTAGGCAGTTCGAGCGTGATTTCCTGTCATTTCTCGTCATAACGACCATGACTTGTAATAACCGGATGACATTTTCACTCCAGCATTAGTTTCACAAggatatagtacatgtagacaCGATTACAACAACAGTGCTTAATAATTAGCCATGGAAAAGAAAGTGTTTCGTTTCTCGAACAGAGCCTGTGCGTCACCCGAGAACATGCGCACCAGAGCTTTTTGGGGGgtccatttttttcaaaaccagTGCAGTACACTGTGACGGTCggaaaatcatattttaactGTGTGTGTAAAGGACTTTAACTTAAGTATACGTCTGCTTGCCATGTACACCGTGAACGTTTTAAATCATATCAAACgatacatttcattcattatgAGTCCTGTGCTTTTTTTCCCTCTGGGTATAATCctattttaagttgatgtcagttttccgcatacactatttctcgcgagacttcataattttcgcgattttattttagttttttttttcgaatacgtaaaaatggtaagggtcggcagtgaaacaCTAGgaggggttgggtaaccggaaccaaacgattatttttagtcaaaaagtaaaaaaaaaacgtgttcACGGAAAGTAAGCCAATCACCACACCCGGCCCTCTATCAGTATCTCAGCGCCACTCTCATTGTACCCCTGAGCAACATGTACGAAGCATTGTTTTCTTGGCCTTGCAGAACGAGATCTGCGCATGCTTCTTTGTGAGTTTGATGAACTTCTAAAATTTGCTCGTGTCTCAAAGGGAAATCATAAATTGTATCACGTGTTTTCATCAGCTATAATCTCCCCTCCCGcgtttaacccccccccccccataactTTCCCACTCCATTGAATACTGTTGCACTTCCTGGGTCTCGGTATTACCCCATCAGTAACCTAACTAACAGTACGAGTAGTGTAGTATTGGTTACATTCGAgacatcatggtttacatcgtctctttgttttgttgtgAAATTTGTGGTCATCGGACAACGAGGAGACTGGAGCTCAACACGTTGCATTAAATATAGCAAGATGAAGTTTTAAGTAATTCGGTGATGCCTATcctcgtatatatatatatatatatatatatatatatatatatatatatatatatatatatatatatatatatatatatatatatatatatatatatgtatgtatgtgtgtgtgagtgtgtgtgtgtttcttcttcttctttttttttggggggggtgtgtgtttggttgttgtttttcaaacgCCATTTCATTCCATAATTAGTAGTCACTGGCCGTTGGTGGTGTACTACTGATGCACAGTGCACGTGGTGCGAGAAAAGTTTCTATACTATGTGCATTTCACGGAATTTTAATCTGAACGTGCATAATATCATTTGTACAGCACTAGAAAGGGATATCAATTAGATAACCGACTAAATAAATAACAGAGGGAAAGGCAAACCAATTTTTTCTGGCATATTGTGACCATTTTGTGTTTGGAAGGGAATCAATAATGACAGAACTGATTCAAAATCGATGAAGGTATTTATGtgggggcgagatcaatagttcaatgtaggataaaaagctATATATATTCTTATACTTAagcctcagacccccccccccccccgcgcccATTCCCCTTCTAACTATATTGggcaaaattttaaaaattgtttcagacaacAAATTAATGTCAAATCTGTGTTTTAATATgaagtgctatgaatataaagcaaatatataattatgtagtgAGGAAACAATAtgtcttttattgacactttaaatgtactttattttggTGCCATGCatttatatgttgaaaatacttcaatttctcaatttgatgGCATGTTTTAGAAAtgtgtatttaggggtacaaaacaggttccattaaaagtaaaattcaTTTTAGAGGATGAGAACTAATGTGGCTCATTCCCCACCCCtgtaaaagaatttttttttaaatcctacattgaaatattgttcTTGCCCCCTTAAcatgtttactttatttcacttttaaaatattcaaaacaagaGTAAAGTACACAATATTAGACGAGGAAAGCCCAGATAAACTTGACAGTATGACATCACTACAAATAATCCCAAAATTCCTTTCAAacgagcatgctcagtttgaaTTGTTAAATGGCTAAAAAGTCGTCCCcatatcaaaataacaaaaatgttgttattcaAAATACTTAACACTCCTCACAAATATCAGGTATTGACCAAACAtatgtgataacactaacaatTCAATGTAATCCACTACAATAAACATATTAACTAAGGAATGCAACAAACTCTAGAATCCAAACATATTTGGAAGTAAGCATTATACAATTTATGACATATACGGTTTACTCGGGAAAAAAATCAAATGCTGCCATTGAAAAATAATTagcattttaaaaattacttctaaTACACCTGGTCATGTTCAGCAAATGCTGATTGGTTGCTAGTTTGTTGAGGACCAATGGTGCTAGGAACAAGATAACCATCTGCATCACTATCGTTGTCAATCCAATCAGCTGGTGGTAGGGGTAGCACTATGTCCATTGTTTCGTCCTTCATGAAGACCCTTGTCTGGTCATCCCTTTCTGACGTCACAGCTGACGATCTTCCATGATCGTCTTCGATGTCAATATAACTCAAATTAGAAGTTCCTGAATATCTCTCTCTTTCCCTGGTCTCCCCAGTGGCACTTtcgttgttattattgttaccTGTATATAACGATGCATTGGAATTATCAGATTAAAAGTTCATATTTAGCATGTGTGTGCCTGTCGGCCTGTCAACTCCAGCCATGGTGGCGCATCCACCAAGAGTGAGAGGAAGTGACGTGGGACACACAGACGGAAGTGAGCAGCGTCCTTCTTACAAACGCACACTGACCGAGTGATGTGAATTTGAGTTCGATAATTGTGATGCATTGAAAGTAACaaaaattataatatcatacacaacACAGTATAATCCTGATCGTTTTATCAATAACCATGTGCACTGTAAGATGTGCAGTTGTTTAAATATCGTATTTCTCAcgttagcgccctcacacggaCAAGCCCCCAGGGCTGTTGTTTAGACAATGTCTATTTTTACAATAGTTGCaggtacaaaataaatataataaattactacaatttttatttctgatttgTTTGAATACCCAGAGGGACATTTAGAGTTTATGTCCAAAAATTTTAACTTTTACTCCTAGGTGGTTTTTAAAGAATTAAGTAAATGATGTCTCACAAATTATGCTATCATTTTACTATGCATTAAAGCACACAAAGTCCtttaaagagaaaataaaaacagatccaaaaacaaacatacaaacaaacatgacaGACTGTTAAAAGCTCGAAAACAGATATATAACGCCGAAAGGAATACAGGGGACAAACTCCGTCAAACTGACTGccaggcagacaaacaaacaaacaaacaaacaaacaaacaaacaaacaaacagaggaGACAGATAGCATTTACACTGTCCAATAAAGTGATAGATCTAGATGGCCGAGGGAGGGAAAAACAGATTGACGGACAGGTGTACCATCAGCCACACAAATATTGAACAAATGGATGTGGAAAATTGTTACATTAAAATGTTTATGAAGATATCATTCTGATGCAATTTAATGGCCTGTTAGACTTTCAGTCAACAAGGATGGAGGAAAGTAAAATTGACTAAGGGGCtagatcaatagttcagtgtaggataaaaatctaaattcttttacttaggGGTGGGGGAGGtgtttgagccattttagttctcatgcTGCAAAATCGATTCTactttaatggatgttttgtgcCCCTGTAGCTAAGtacaaatatttcttcaaaaaatgtcaaattcagaAATTAAAGATTTGTTGCTATGGTAGCATACATAGGCATTACATTAAAGTACAGAGTGTCAGCATGAGAAATATTTTTActctacatactggctttagattcatagcactacatattgatttgaaattttcagTTTTCGCCAATTTAGTTAGGAGGTGGGTCTGAGGCTCAAGTGTaagaatattaatttatttttttatcctactttgaaatattgatctAACCCTTAATCCTAAACACAACCAGCTGACTTATTACATTATACTAACCAGATGTTCTCATTGTTATATACTGATGCGTTATATCAGAGGCAGTACCAGGTGTTCGCATCGTCAAATACTGCTGCTTTTGGTCTTGGTCCCCAAAAAACGTTGCTATATCTTTATACTCGTACGGTTCACCATCTATCAGTAAAATAGCACcagataaaatataatatgaaattgAACAGGCAGTAACGATAAAAAGGCATCAGATATATTACTTTGATACGTGAATTCATCAGCATGTGTCGAAAATGAACTGCTCGGGAGTGAACGGAAGACCAAATCGTGTGCCAAAAAAGATCTAATTGCAAGACCAAAGTGGTTCTTCTTAATCAAATTATTCTAAATTAACGGTGACGGGAGGATGGTGTAAAATCTCTTTTAACACATCTCAAGcaatatattgaaaacaaattgttaAATAGTAAATGGGAGATTTTTGTTCACGTGACGTTTTTTGATGTCTGTTGTGGTATTCGCTGAGTTATGTGTGATTAGGCATAGTAATTAGAAAACAGAGAAATATAGAAGCTGTCGTTTAAAGAACGGTCAGTGTGAAACTTTataaaccaatcagaatgctAACGGTTAGTCTCCATAGCCCAAACGACTGACTATCTTCGACCACCCTGGAGTGGTGACTCTGAGTAAATAGACCGGGCAGTTAccccattttttaaaaactttaataATGTCTGATGTCATATACAATAAAACCTCAACTGAAAATACCGAGTGTTATGTACCAGTATCCAGGTCTATATTATCGTGTCTTACCTCCAGTCTCGGAACCTTCTACAACAAAGGATACATTATCTACTTCTAAGAAGTCTTCCAATTCTTTGATCGATTCCCGATTGGCGGGTCTGTCGACAGAAGAACCAAGACAACAGAATTAGAATGGAAAGACGTACATTATTATTAAACAAACACAGTCTATCACTCAGTGTTTGCTTTCGGATATGTTACAGTACAGAATGCACTAATGAATCAAGGCGAGGAGATTATGGTAACTACTAGG
This window contains:
- the LOC144447990 gene encoding rhombotin-2-like; the encoded protein is MSSFTQGETVDEVLHIHPSKLECDGCHANIKERYFLKALDTFWHEDCLSCDLCQCRLGEVGCRVYYKHGRKLCKRDYLRLFGPTGVCDLCQQKIASYEMAMKIDQTTSYHLECFKCTKCLKHFCVGDRFYTIDSQIYCETDYMMILAASANHS